From a region of the Eretmochelys imbricata isolate rEreImb1 chromosome 6, rEreImb1.hap1, whole genome shotgun sequence genome:
- the BET1L gene encoding BET1-like protein yields the protein MADWGRGQSPSAVDDMLDVENKRMADNLATKVTRLKSLALDIDKDAEDQNRYLDGTDSDFMSVTGLLTGSVKRFSTMTRSGRDNRKLLCYVSAGLVVVFFILYYLVSKART from the exons ATGGCGGACTGGGGCCGAG GTCAGAGTCCAAGTGCTGTGGATGATATGCTAGATGTGGAGAACAAGCGCATGGCGGACAATCTAGCCACCAAGGTCACCAGGCTGAAATCG CTGGCACTGGATATCGACAAAGATGCTGAGGATCAAAACCGCTATCTGGATGGCACG GACTCCGATTTCATGAGCGTGACAGGCCTGCTGACGGGAAGTGTGAAGCGTTTCTCCACCATGACACGCTCAGGAAGGGATAATCGCAAACTGCTTTGTTACGTTTCTGCTGGACTGGTGGTTGTGTTTTTCATCCTCTATTATCTCGTGTCAAAAGCACGGACTTGA